The following are encoded in a window of Dysidea avara chromosome 4, odDysAvar1.4, whole genome shotgun sequence genomic DNA:
- the LOC136253122 gene encoding TNF receptor-associated factor 3-like, translating into MAQIKSSSRSSFNFYKDQFTFVEPPSHDFRCPICLGVLKEPFLTTCCGNHFCESCIASVKKESTKCPLCKATPINGIVNKHFKRNLDQLKVYCLYKEMGCEWIGEYGKVEKHLDFDNDKGECQFVAVKCPLSQKCECTILRKFLATHCKKACKYRPYSCKYCGFQSTYVEITTQHNGDCVNYPLLCPNHCSRMTYPRHQLKEHIAECPDEKVSCTFSEMGCKELIKRRLLQRHLEYNAVYHQTIMCQTFNRQIKSLVDDKQSLVHDKEMLERKLEAQNETIQALEEKVSHLSSEMESLKMKSKSVSSDEYKPSLGEECSIKTLRDIASKLRETNWPLHLSRMVEISAIQPFVPVIFKVPFTITKEHRAPWSRVYKPADKRNHYNSAVYYCSPFYTRPNGHKLQLSAKIKCHCGGCSDYDYCESSRKDKLSLSIDVHVVESKYDSQLKWPFNRTIAVTLLNEETNYNHHTVNQKCYCTSPTKLHVAAPQGEAPQQPDARMYGWSVDYLESQAQEQQKLHKHHDFMIFPFDVKGNFLQNKEKSPVYRGNYIGEHQTYVYIQVKL; encoded by the coding sequence ATGGCTCAAATTAAATCGTCCTCGAGATCGTCCTTCAACTTTTACAAAGATCAATTCACCTTTGTGGAACCTCCATCGCACGATTTCAGGTGTCCAATATGTTTAGGCGTTTTAAAAGAGCCATTTCTAACTACCTGTTGTGGTAATCATTTCTGTGAATCCTGCATCGCCTCGGTAAAGAAAGAAAGTACAAAATGTCCCTTGTGTAAAGCCACACCCATTAATGGCATTGTAAATAAACATTTCAAAAGAAACCTAGATCAACtaaaagtttattgtttgtataAGGAGATGGGGTGTGAATGGATTGGTGAATATGGAAAGGTAGAAAAACACTTGGACTTTGACAATGACAAGGGTGAATGTCAGTTTGTAGCTGTAAAATGTCCATTATCACAGAAGTGTGAATGTACTATCCTAAGGAAATTTCTTGCAACTCATTGTAAGAAGGCTTGTAAGTATCGTCCATATTCATGTaagtattgtggttttcaatCAACCTACGTGGAGATTACCACTCAGCATAATGGTGACTGTGTCAACTACCCACTGCTTTGTCCCAATCATTGTTCAAGGATGACTTATCCTCGTCATCAGCTAAAGGAGCATATTGCTGAATGTCCTGATGAAAAAGTATCTTGTACTTTTAGTGAAATGGGCTGCAAAGAACTGATAAAGCGTCGACTGTTACAAAGGCACCTAGAGTACAATGCAGTTTATCACCAAACAATTATGTGCCAAACTTTTAATAGGCAGATTAAGTCATTAGTTGATGACAAACAGTCATTAGTTCATGATAAAGAAATGCTTGAAAGAAAACTTGAAGCACAAAATGAAACAATTCAAGCTCTTGAAGAAAAAGTTAGTCATCTGTCATCGGAGATGGAATCATTAAAAATGAAATCAAAATCTGTATCTAGTGATGAATACAAACCTTCACTTGGAGAAGAATGCAGTATCAAGACTCTTAGAGATATAGCGTCAAAACTGCGGGAAACTAACTGGCCTTTACATTTGTCTAGAATGGTTGAGATCAGTGCTATTCAGCCATTTGTGCCAGTTATTTTTAAAGTTCCATTCACTATTACTAAAGAGCATCGTGCACCATGGTCAAGGGTGTATAAACCTGCTGACAAACGCAACCATTATAATTCTGCAGTTTATTATTGTTCACCATTCTATACCCGTCCTAATGGTCACAAGCTACAATTGTCAGCAAAAATTAAGTGCCATTGTGGTGGTTGCTcagattatgattattgtgagAGTTCTCGTAAAGACAAGCTAAGCTTATCAATTGATGTGCATGTTGTAGAGAGTAAATACGACTCGCAACTTAAGTGGCCATTCAACAGAACAATCGCTGTAACTCTACTCAATGAAGAAACTAATTACAATCATCACACTGTTAACCAAAAGTGTTACTGTACAAGTCCTACTAAGTTACATGTGGCAGCTCCACAAGGTGAAGCTCCTCAGCAGCCTGATGCACGTATGTATGGATGGTCAGTCGACTATTTAGAATCCCAAGCTCAAGAGCAGCAAAAGTTACATAAGCATCATGACTTCATGATATTTCCTTTTGATGTCAAAGGTAATTTTTTGCAAAACAAGGAAAAGTCTCCAGTGTATCGAGGAAATTACATTGGGGAACATCAAACATATGTCTATATACAAGTCAAATTGTAG